One region of Tachysurus fulvidraco isolate hzauxx_2018 chromosome 9, HZAU_PFXX_2.0, whole genome shotgun sequence genomic DNA includes:
- the si:ch211-117c19.1 gene encoding myogenesis-regulating glycosidase, whose product MYQIVPATVGDIGISGMREYTSPKKRVDRRGRRLIVSSLFGAVLVIAAVVAWCYYSVSLQKADLLKTELLDLNKDGFVIRNQVGAIIFQMAFRSGSLDLDSCSKEGTILSCSRSMAGKLNFFIETVRPKDTVMCYRVRWEELDAYRAVEHAMAYSGSHWYGGAESWSQHWPIVFAGNQEPKPFITSDVNSNQPDFGGILERYWLSSNATAIKINDSVPFHLGWDENSKMMRFQARYDNTPYKPDNAQPVLSELSYRVCVGSDVTSIHKYMVRRYFNKPNKVPSEAVFRWPIWSTWALHKTEVNQEKLMAYASKIQAHGFNCSHLELDDRYTRGYGEFEFDPVKFPNATYMFEKLRKDKFEVTLWTHPFVNYNSTNFGVGVERGLFVREPTGELPALIRWWNGIGGILDFTNPETREWYASHLRALKNKYSIASFKFDAGETSYLPQKFRTFTRLHDPSVFTRRYSEMAIPFNDRAELRAGYQSQNISCFFRITDRDSVWGYDLGLKSIIPTVLTVSILGYQFVLPDMIGGNAYPNRTEGNGGLPDRELYIRWLELLAFMPAMEFSIPPWLYDDEVVEIARKFTKLHETLVAPRVLELAGEVLDTGDPIIRPLWWIATGDEAAYKIDSQFLIGDDLMVAPVLEPGKQERDIYLPAGRWRSYKGEHFEKGPVHLTDYPVDLDEIAYFVWSG is encoded by the exons ATGTACCAAATCGTACCAGCGACAGTGGGAGATATTGGCATCAGTGGCATGCGTGAATACACCTCCCCAAAGAAAAGAGTAGATCGGCGAGGTCGTCGCCTGATTGTGTCCAGCTTGTTTGGGGCCGTGCTAGTCATAGCAGCTGTGGTAGCTTGGTGCTATTATTCTGTGTCTCTCCAGAAGGCAGATCTACTAAAGACTGAACTGCTAGACCTCAACAAAGATGGCTTTGTCATTCGCAACCAAGTTGGAGCCATCATCTTCCAAATGGCATTCAG gTCAGGTTCCCTTGATCTGGACTCTTGCTCCAAAGAAGGCACAATTCTCAGTTGCAGCCGATCTATGGCAGGAAAGCTTAATTTCTTCATCGAAACTGTGAGACCCAAGGATACAGTGATGTGTTACCGTGTGCGCTGGGAGGAGCTCGATGCATACCGTGCTGTAGAACATGCCATGGCCTACAGTGGCTCTCACTGGTATGGTGGAGCAGAGTCCTGGTCCCAGCACTGGCCAATTGTTTTTGCAGGAAACCAGGAACCCAAACCTTTCATTACTAGTGATGTCAATTCCAATCAGCCAGACTTCGGGGGCATCCTGGAGCGTTACTGGCTCTCCTCCAATGCAACCGCTATCAAAATCAATGACTCCGTCCCTTTTCATCTTGGCTGGGATGAGAACAGTAAGATGATGAGATTCCAAGCACGGTATGACAACACTCCGTATAAGCCAGACAATGCACAGCCTGTCCTCTCTGAGCTGAGCTATCGTGTTTGTGTTGGGTCTGATGTGACTTCCATACATAAATACATGGTCCGTCGTTATTTTAACAAACCCAATAAAGTTCCTTCAGAGGCAGTTTTTAGATGGCCAATTTGGTCTACATGGGCCTTGCACAAGACTGAAGTAAACCAGGAGAAGCTGATGGCCTACGCATCTAAGATTCAAGCACATGGCTTCAACTGCAGCCATCTGGAGCTGGATGATCGATATACCAGAGGCTATGGAGAGTTTGAGTTTGATCCAGTCAAGTTCCCTAATGCAACCTATATGTTTGAGAAACTTCGAAAGGACAAGTTTGAAGTCACGCTCTGGACCCATCCTTTTGTGAATTACAACTCCACTAACTTTGGAGTTGGAGTGGAAAGAGGGCTTTTTGTGCGAGAACCTACTGGCGAGTTACCTGCCCTGATCCGGTGGTGGAATGGTATTGGTGGCATTCTGGATTTCACCAATCCAGAAACCCGTGAGTGgtacgcctcacacctccgtGCCTTAAAGAACAAATACTCAATAGCTTCCTTTAAGTTTGATGCTGGGGAAACCAGCTACCTTCCCCAAAAATTTAGAACCTTCACACGTCTGCATGATCCCAGCGTATTCACTCGCCGTTACAGTGAGATGGCAATCCCATTCAACGATCGTGCTGAACTGCGTGCTGGGTATCAATCTCAGAACATCTCCTGCTTCTTCCGGATCACTGACCGTGATTCGGTCTGGGGCTACGACTTGGGGCTCAAGTCGATCATCCCTACTGTGCTAACTGTTAGCATTCTAGGTTATCAGTTTGTTCTCCCAGATATGATTGGTGGAAATGCTTACCCAAACCGCACTGAAGGAAATGGTGGACTCCCTGACCGGGAGCTCTACATCCGCTGGCTGGAGCTACTAGCATTCATGCCAGCTATGGAGTTCTCAATCCCACCATGGCTGTATGACGATGAGGTTGTAGAGATTGCTAGGAAGTTTACAAAGCTTCATGAGACCCTGGTGGCTCCTCGAGTGCTCGAACTTGCTGGGGAAGTGTTAGATACTGGCGATCCTATTATTCGCCCTTTGTGGTGGATTGCCACAGGTGACGAAGCTGCTTACAAAATCGATTCACAGTTTCTCATAGGGGATGACCTTATGGTAGCACCAGTTCTTGAGCCAGGCAAGCAGGAGAGAGATATTTACCTCCCAGCTGGCAGATGGAGAAGCTATAAGGGTGAACATTTTGAGAAAGGGCCAGTACATCTAACTGACTACCCTGTGGACTTGGATGAGATTGCCTACTTTGTGTGGTCAGGATGA
- the LOC113637613 gene encoding heat shock factor protein 5-like: MSRMDSLAGAEIKETCFSSLNNLSNFPGKLWHLVNDPEVCSVCWDANGEGILIYEEAFNAEVLMSQTRKINAYFKTTHFTSFIRQLNLYGFRKLPQNRNISGQQLGSFDMAQLHHFCNPNFKREKPELVVRLKRLTPVNKAKLHAGIPLTSRSPKRFHRAMFISPQENSAGMREGSVLVGHQGTPYPHRRCLSPVALYTNEHVPVSELHNDVPCSHPSSSMLVQQSILPHPSQYRFYTPAYQSYQPDFLDLQVPYSVQPTASYSSYCYYPDYSVGYRKTGDITDSTKSDTRMNLDIVFKVKDEVQAAADVKENVTSHIESQLEERPECRD, translated from the exons ATGTCTAGGATGGATTCTTTAGCTGGTGCGGAAATCAAAGAAACCTGTTTCAGTTCGTTGAACAACCTCAGCAACTTCCCTGGCAAATTGTGGCATTTGGTCAACGATCCTGAAGTTTGCTCAGTCTGCTGGGATGCCAATGGAGAAGGGATTCTTATATACGAGGAAGCCTTCAATGCTGAAGTGCTGATGTCCCAGACTAGGAAGATAAATGCGTACTTCAAAACGACGCACTTCACCAGTTTCATTCGCCAGCTGAATCTTTATGGATTCAGAAAATTGCCTCAAAACCGTAACATCTCTGGGCAGCAACTTGGCAGCTTCGACATGGCCCAACTGCACCACTTCTGTAACCCGAATTTCAAACGGGAAAAGCCAGAGCTTGTAGTCAGACTAAAGAGACTCACTCCTGTCAACAAGGCCAAGCTTCATGCTGGGATACCGCTGACCAGCAGATCACCAAAACGTTTCCATCGTGCGATGTTTATTTCACCCCAAGAAAACTCTGCTGGGATGAGAGAGG GTTCAGTCTTGGTTGGACATCAGGGAACTCCTTACCCGCATCGCAGGTGTCTTTCTCCAGTAGCTTTGTATACAAATGAACATGTGCCTGTTTCTGAGTTACACAACGATGTGCCGTGTTCACATCCCTCCAGCTCCATGCTCGTACAGCAGAGCATCCTGCCTCATCCCTCACAGTACAGGTTTTACACACCAG caTATCAGAGCTATCAACCAGACTTCTTGGATTTACAAGTGCCTTACTCTGTACAACCAACTGCTTCCTACTCTTCTTATTGCTATTACCCT GACTACTCGGTCGGCTACCGGAAAACAGGTGACATAACAGATTCCACGAAGAGTGACACAAGAATGAACCTAGATATTGTATTCAAAGTCAAAGATGAAGTGCAG GCTGCTGCTGATGTCAAAGAAAATGTGACCAGTCACATCGAAAGTCAGCTTGAGGAGCGTCCTGAATGTAGAGATTAG